From a region of the Geminocystis sp. M7585_C2015_104 genome:
- a CDS encoding universal stress protein: MYERILVALDRSPMAQLVFDSALFLAKKCDSQLNLLHVISQEVAETPLSFAPYSFTYDMEIIQELQHQWEKYKQESLEMLEYWVKQAQKEGVIAEFTQTYGHPGAEICKLAQQWNANLIVMGRRGHSAVSEMILGSVSSYVIHRCHCAVHLVQF, from the coding sequence ATGTATGAGAGAATCCTGGTGGCCCTAGATCGCTCTCCCATGGCACAATTGGTCTTTGATAGTGCCCTATTTCTGGCCAAAAAATGTGATTCTCAACTCAACCTGTTGCATGTCATCTCCCAAGAGGTAGCAGAAACCCCCCTTAGTTTTGCCCCTTATTCCTTCACTTATGATATGGAGATAATCCAGGAATTACAACACCAGTGGGAGAAATACAAACAAGAGTCCCTGGAAATGCTGGAATACTGGGTAAAACAAGCGCAAAAGGAAGGGGTTATCGCCGAATTTACTCAAACCTATGGACATCCAGGGGCAGAAATCTGTAAACTGGCACAACAGTGGAATGCTAATCTCATCGTCATGGGGAGAAGAGGACATTCTGCCGTCAGTGAGATGATACTAGGCAGCGTTAGCAGTTATGTGATTCACCGTTGTCACTGTGCCGTCCATCTAGTCCAATTTTAG